From Pseudomonas sp. stari2, a single genomic window includes:
- a CDS encoding aminotransferase class V-fold PLP-dependent enzyme, whose product MNTRPLYFDYAATTPVDERVIQVMIECLGFNGNFGNPASSSHAFGQQARQTVENARRQVAELVGAQAQQIVWTSGATESNNLALKGVAQARGVSGGHIITSQIEHKAILDTARQLQDAGVAVTYLVPDAEGLITAQAVSEAMRDDTFLVSLMLVNNELGTVNDIPAIGEVVRGRGALFHVDAAQGAGKVAIDLARWPVDLMSFSAHKLYGPKGIGALYVGPRAQQRLQAQIHGGGHEGGLRSGTLATHQIAAMGSAFALAAEAFDDEKKTIVALRERLLEQLLSLPGVRLNGSVTQRIPHTLSLTFSEGEFNPAALSHSIAFSATSACNSASNTPSHVLLALGHDAHLAGRTIRLSLGRFTTAEDIDKAVDLIKTACASAPAFWATGL is encoded by the coding sequence ATGAACACACGTCCGCTGTATTTCGATTACGCCGCCACCACCCCGGTGGACGAGCGGGTCATCCAGGTGATGATCGAGTGTCTGGGTTTCAACGGTAACTTCGGCAACCCGGCCTCCAGTTCCCACGCCTTCGGCCAGCAGGCCCGGCAAACGGTCGAGAACGCTCGCCGGCAAGTCGCCGAACTGGTCGGCGCCCAGGCGCAACAGATCGTCTGGACCTCCGGCGCCACCGAATCCAACAATCTCGCCCTCAAAGGCGTGGCCCAGGCCCGTGGTGTGTCCGGCGGCCACATCATCACCAGTCAGATCGAACACAAGGCCATCCTCGACACCGCCCGGCAATTGCAGGACGCCGGTGTCGCCGTGACCTATCTGGTGCCGGACGCTGAAGGTCTGATCACTGCGCAAGCGGTCAGCGAAGCGATGCGCGATGACACCTTTCTGGTGTCGCTGATGCTGGTCAACAACGAACTCGGCACCGTCAACGACATCCCGGCCATCGGCGAAGTGGTGCGTGGGCGCGGGGCGTTGTTCCATGTTGATGCGGCCCAGGGCGCCGGCAAGGTCGCGATCGATCTGGCGCGATGGCCGGTGGACCTGATGTCGTTTTCGGCGCACAAACTCTACGGTCCCAAAGGCATTGGTGCGCTGTACGTCGGCCCGCGTGCGCAGCAGCGCTTGCAGGCGCAGATTCACGGTGGCGGCCACGAGGGCGGCTTGCGTTCCGGGACGTTGGCGACTCACCAGATTGCTGCCATGGGCTCGGCCTTTGCCTTGGCCGCCGAGGCTTTTGATGACGAGAAGAAAACCATCGTCGCGCTGCGCGAGCGTCTGCTCGAACAACTGTTGAGCCTGCCCGGCGTGCGACTCAACGGCAGCGTTACCCAGCGTATCCCGCACACCTTGAGCCTGACCTTCAGCGAAGGCGAGTTCAACCCGGCGGCGCTGAGCCATTCGATCGCGTTTTCCGCGACTTCGGCCTGCAATTCCGCCAGCAACACACCGTCCCACGTGCTGCTGGCACTGGGGCACGACGCGCATCTGGCCGGCCGTACCATTCGTCTGAGCCTCGGTCGTTTCACCACCGCCGAGGACATCGACAAGGCTGTAGATCTGATCAAGACCGCCTGCGCCAGTGCTCCGGCATTCTGGGCGACGGGGCTTTAA
- a CDS encoding LysE family translocator codes for MTLSLDLLLGFALFALVTSITPGPNNTMLLASGVNFGFNRTIPHMLGITCGFFVLVVAVGFGLGAVFQTYPLLYTVLRYVGAAYLLYLAWKIAHSGPVGESESGEAKPISYLGAAAFQWVNPKAWIMAIGAISTYTPMQGYFTNVIVIAAVFAIINLPSVGVWAACGTLLRNVLKDRRWLRVFNWGMAALLVISLYPLLLESFS; via the coding sequence ATGACCCTCTCGCTCGACCTGTTGCTGGGCTTTGCCCTGTTTGCCCTTGTCACCTCGATCACACCGGGGCCGAACAACACCATGTTGCTGGCATCGGGCGTGAATTTCGGCTTCAACCGCACCATTCCCCACATGCTCGGCATTACCTGCGGCTTCTTTGTGCTGGTGGTGGCGGTGGGTTTTGGTCTGGGCGCGGTGTTCCAGACTTATCCACTGCTTTACACGGTTCTGCGTTATGTGGGCGCGGCGTACTTGCTGTACCTGGCGTGGAAAATCGCCCATTCCGGCCCGGTTGGCGAAAGCGAATCCGGCGAGGCGAAACCGATCAGCTACCTCGGCGCAGCCGCCTTCCAGTGGGTCAATCCCAAGGCGTGGATCATGGCAATCGGAGCCATCAGCACCTACACGCCGATGCAGGGTTACTTCACCAATGTGATCGTGATCGCTGCGGTGTTCGCCATCATCAACCTGCCGAGCGTAGGCGTCTGGGCGGCGTGCGGGACCTTGTTGCGCAATGTGCTCAAGGATCGCCGCTGGTTGCGGGTGTTCAACTGGGGCATGGCGGCGCTGTTGGTGATTTCGCTGTACCCGTTACTCCTGGAAAGCTTTAGCTGA
- the msuE gene encoding FMN reductase codes for MSRPLKVVALSGGTWRPSRTLVLTQALLSELSGHLPVESHLIELGDIARPLGAALSRQELPAEIETELQAIEQADLLIVAAPVYRGSYPGLLKHLFDLIDLNALIDTPVLLAATGGSERHALVLDHQLRPLFSFFQAVTLPIGVYATEADFADYQITSEPLKARIRLAAERAAPLFGAHLKPLLKIA; via the coding sequence ATGTCGCGTCCATTGAAAGTCGTCGCCCTGTCCGGCGGAACCTGGCGTCCATCGCGCACCCTGGTGCTGACCCAGGCTCTGCTGAGCGAATTGTCCGGGCATTTGCCCGTCGAGAGCCATCTGATTGAACTCGGCGACATCGCCCGCCCGCTCGGCGCCGCACTGTCCCGTCAGGAATTGCCGGCAGAAATCGAGACCGAGCTGCAAGCCATCGAACAGGCTGACCTGTTGATCGTTGCCGCGCCGGTGTATCGCGGCTCCTATCCGGGACTGCTCAAGCACCTGTTCGATCTGATCGATCTCAATGCGTTGATCGACACACCTGTGCTACTCGCTGCCACCGGTGGCAGTGAACGCCATGCGCTGGTCCTCGATCACCAGTTGCGCCCCCTGTTCAGCTTCTTCCAGGCCGTGACCCTGCCGATCGGCGTGTACGCCACCGAAGCCGATTTCGCCGATTACCAGATCACCAGCGAGCCGCTCAAGGCACGCATCCGTCTGGCCGCCGAACGCGCCGCGCCGTTGTTCGGTGCACACCTCAAACCGTTGCTGAAAATCGCTTAA
- the ssuD gene encoding FMNH2-dependent alkanesulfonate monooxygenase has translation MDVFWFLPTHGDGHYLGTTQGARPVTLNYLKQVAQAADSLGYHGVLIPTGRSCEDSWVIASALVPLTERLRYLVAIRPGIISPTVSARMAATLDRLSNGRLLINVVTGGDPDENRGDGSFLSHSERYEVTDEFLKIWRRVLQGEAVDFEGKHLKVQNAKALYPPVQKPYPPLYFGGSSEAAHDLAAEQVDVYLTWGEPPAAVAEKLADVRERAARHGRKVKFGIRLHVIVRETAEEAWKAADKLIEHISDETIEAAQKSFSRFDSEGQRRMAALHDGRRDNLEIAPNLWAGVGLVRGGAGTALVGDPQQVAARIKEYADLGIESFIFSGYPHLEEAYRFAELVFPLLPKPYASLAGRGMTNLTGPFGEMIANDVLPAKANA, from the coding sequence ATGGATGTTTTCTGGTTCCTGCCGACTCATGGCGACGGCCACTATCTGGGCACCACCCAAGGCGCGCGTCCGGTCACCCTCAATTACCTGAAACAGGTGGCGCAAGCCGCTGACAGCCTCGGTTACCACGGTGTGCTGATTCCGACCGGGCGTTCCTGCGAAGATTCGTGGGTGATCGCTTCGGCGCTGGTGCCGCTGACCGAACGCCTGCGTTATCTGGTGGCGATCCGTCCGGGGATCATCTCGCCGACGGTCTCGGCGCGTATGGCCGCGACCCTGGATCGACTGTCCAACGGACGCTTGCTGATCAACGTCGTGACCGGCGGCGACCCGGACGAAAATCGTGGCGACGGCAGTTTCCTCAGCCACAGCGAACGCTACGAAGTCACCGATGAATTCCTCAAGATCTGGCGCCGGGTGTTGCAAGGCGAGGCGGTGGATTTCGAAGGCAAACACCTGAAGGTGCAGAACGCCAAAGCCCTGTATCCACCGGTGCAGAAACCCTATCCACCACTGTATTTCGGCGGTTCCTCCGAAGCGGCCCACGATCTGGCTGCCGAGCAAGTCGACGTGTACCTGACCTGGGGCGAACCGCCGGCCGCCGTCGCCGAAAAACTTGCCGACGTACGTGAACGCGCCGCCCGTCACGGCCGCAAAGTGAAGTTCGGCATTCGCCTGCACGTGATCGTGCGCGAGACCGCCGAAGAAGCCTGGAAAGCGGCGGACAAACTGATCGAGCACATCAGCGACGAAACCATTGAGGCCGCACAGAAATCCTTTTCGCGCTTCGATTCCGAAGGCCAGCGACGCATGGCTGCCTTGCACGACGGGCGCCGCGACAACCTGGAAATCGCCCCCAACCTGTGGGCCGGCGTAGGTCTGGTGCGCGGCGGGGCCGGCACTGCATTGGTCGGCGATCCGCAGCAAGTGGCAGCGCGAATCAAGGAATACGCAGACCTTGGCATCGAGAGCTTCATCTTCTCCGGTTACCCGCATCTGGAAGAGGCCTACCGCTTCGCCGAGCTGGTCTTCCCGCTGCTGCCCAAGCCGTATGCAAGCCTGGCCGGACGCGGCATGACCAACCTCACCGGGCCGTTCGGCGAAATGATCGCCAACGATGTTCTGCCCGCCAAAGCCAACGCCTGA
- a CDS encoding acyl-CoA dehydrogenase family protein, whose amino-acid sequence MTAKPQSTLLSPLQTARQLAAEFALTAVERDERGGTPKAERDALRDSGLLALSIPARYGGLGARWSETLEVVREFAKVDSSIAHVFGFHHLMLATVRLFSRPEQWQPWFEQTARQNWFWGNALNPLDTRTVVKDLGGWREFSGKKSFCSGASDSQMLIASAVDESNGGKLLIAAIPSGRSGITLHNDWNNIGQRQTDSGSATFERVRVEESELLLDPGPLSTPFACLRPLIAQLTFTHMFLGIAEGAFEEARQYTLSETRVWHKSSVREVREDPYVLAHYGEFWVALEGIRLLVERAAALLDEAWAKGPNLSAEERGHLATAIATAKVAASRQGLEICSRLFEVTGARSTHASLRLDRHWRNLRTQTLHDPLDYKLHELGDWALNQSLPVPTFYS is encoded by the coding sequence GTGACTGCCAAACCGCAAAGCACCCTGCTCTCCCCCTTGCAGACCGCCCGTCAACTGGCTGCCGAATTCGCCCTGACCGCCGTCGAACGCGACGAACGTGGCGGCACGCCGAAAGCCGAACGCGATGCCCTGCGCGACAGCGGTCTGCTGGCCCTGAGCATTCCTGCCCGTTACGGCGGACTCGGCGCGCGCTGGAGCGAAACCCTGGAAGTCGTGCGCGAATTCGCCAAGGTCGATAGCTCGATCGCCCACGTCTTCGGTTTTCATCACTTGATGCTGGCCACCGTGCGCCTGTTTTCCCGCCCGGAACAATGGCAACCGTGGTTCGAACAGACCGCGCGACAGAACTGGTTCTGGGGCAACGCGCTCAATCCGCTGGACACCCGCACCGTGGTCAAGGATCTCGGCGGCTGGCGCGAGTTTTCCGGCAAGAAGAGCTTCTGCTCCGGTGCCAGCGATTCGCAGATGCTGATCGCCTCGGCGGTGGATGAAAGCAACGGCGGCAAACTGCTGATCGCAGCGATCCCCAGCGGCCGTAGCGGCATTACCCTGCACAACGACTGGAACAACATCGGCCAGCGCCAGACCGACAGCGGCAGCGCCACGTTCGAACGGGTGCGGGTCGAGGAATCGGAACTGCTGCTGGATCCGGGCCCTCTGAGCACACCATTCGCCTGCTTGCGCCCATTGATCGCGCAACTGACGTTCACCCACATGTTTCTCGGCATCGCCGAAGGGGCCTTTGAAGAGGCGCGGCAATACACCCTCAGCGAAACCCGTGTCTGGCACAAATCCTCGGTGCGCGAGGTGCGCGAAGACCCTTATGTGCTGGCCCATTACGGCGAGTTCTGGGTCGCCCTCGAAGGCATCCGTCTGCTGGTGGAACGCGCCGCTGCGTTGCTCGACGAGGCCTGGGCCAAAGGCCCGAATCTGAGCGCCGAAGAGCGCGGTCACCTGGCCACGGCGATTGCCACGGCCAAGGTCGCCGCCAGCCGCCAGGGCCTGGAGATTTGCAGCCGACTGTTCGAAGTCACCGGCGCCCGTTCGACCCACGCGTCGCTGCGCCTAGACCGCCACTGGCGCAACCTGCGCACACAAACCCTGCACGACCCGCTGGATTACAAACTCCATGAGCTGGGCGACTGGGCGCTGAACCAGTCCCTGCCGGTGCCGACGTTCTATTCCTGA
- a CDS encoding sigma-54-dependent Fis family transcriptional regulator, with product MQLLTLPPSPALATSIRATAQVFEDPKSQALLAHLQQVAPSEASVLIIGETGTGKELVARHIHNLSNRRNRPFIAVNCGAFSESLVEAELFGHEKGAFTGALSAKAGWFEEADGGTLFLDEIGDLPMAIQVKLLRVLQEREVVRLGSRKSIPIDVRVLAATNVQLEKAINAGHFREDLYYRLNVVNLELSPLRERPGDILPLTRHFIEAYSQRLGYGRITISPGAEHKLRGYSWPGNIRELENVIHHTLLICRNGVIERDDLRLSNLRIDRPDDQHGSVDDSPEALLERAFQKLFEQQAGALHEKVEDALLRSAYRFCHYNQVHTAALLGLSRNVTRTRLIKIGELAVNKRRPTENLQGERLIQLSI from the coding sequence ATGCAACTGCTGACCCTGCCGCCCTCACCCGCCCTGGCCACTTCGATACGCGCCACTGCCCAGGTCTTCGAAGACCCGAAGTCCCAGGCGTTACTCGCGCATCTGCAACAAGTTGCGCCGAGCGAAGCCAGCGTGCTGATCATCGGCGAAACCGGCACCGGCAAAGAGTTGGTGGCGCGGCACATCCACAACCTGAGCAACCGGCGCAACCGGCCATTCATTGCGGTCAACTGCGGGGCGTTTTCCGAATCGCTGGTGGAGGCCGAATTGTTCGGCCATGAAAAAGGCGCCTTCACCGGCGCCCTCAGTGCCAAGGCCGGGTGGTTCGAAGAGGCAGATGGAGGCACCTTGTTCCTTGATGAAATCGGCGATCTGCCGATGGCGATCCAGGTCAAGTTACTGCGGGTGCTGCAGGAACGTGAAGTGGTGCGCCTGGGTTCGCGCAAGAGCATTCCCATTGATGTGCGGGTGCTGGCGGCGACCAACGTGCAACTGGAGAAAGCCATCAACGCCGGGCATTTTCGCGAGGATCTGTATTACCGGCTGAACGTGGTCAATCTGGAACTGAGCCCGTTGCGCGAGCGGCCCGGCGACATCCTGCCGCTGACCCGGCATTTCATCGAGGCCTACAGTCAGCGCCTGGGTTACGGGCGCATAACCATCAGCCCCGGAGCCGAGCACAAACTGCGCGGCTACAGCTGGCCGGGCAATATCCGCGAACTGGAAAACGTCATCCATCACACACTGCTGATCTGCCGCAACGGCGTGATCGAGCGCGACGACCTGCGCCTGTCCAACTTGCGCATCGACCGTCCCGACGATCAGCACGGCAGCGTCGACGATTCACCGGAAGCGCTGCTCGAACGCGCCTTCCAGAAACTCTTCGAACAACAGGCCGGCGCCCTGCATGAAAAGGTCGAGGACGCGTTGCTGCGTTCGGCCTATCGCTTCTGCCACTACAACCAGGTGCACACCGCCGCGCTGCTCGGCCTGAGCCGCAACGTGACCCGCACGCGGCTGATCAAGATCGGCGAACTCGCGGTGAACAAGCGGCGACCCACGGAAAACCTGCAGGGCGAGCGCTTGATCCAGCTGTCGATCTAG
- a CDS encoding antibiotic biosynthesis monooxygenase produces the protein MQAPAKNRSFTQLIEFEIEPSQQSALVSALTVQTERLAQRYAGFVSASVQASDDGRRVLGFLQWQSREAGEAAFQSFETGEQDFWQLIRTHQARTVTFGSFQVLSSIARSHDDGLHCQLVG, from the coding sequence ATGCAAGCACCAGCGAAAAACCGCAGCTTCACCCAATTGATCGAATTCGAAATCGAGCCCAGCCAACAATCGGCGCTGGTCTCGGCACTGACCGTACAGACCGAGCGTCTGGCCCAGCGTTATGCCGGTTTCGTCAGCGCCAGCGTTCAGGCCAGCGATGATGGCCGGCGGGTGTTGGGTTTCCTGCAATGGCAATCTCGCGAGGCGGGGGAGGCGGCGTTCCAGAGTTTCGAAACCGGCGAGCAGGATTTCTGGCAATTGATCCGCACCCATCAGGCGCGAACCGTGACCTTCGGTTCATTCCAGGTGCTGAGCAGCATCGCCCGCAGTCACGACGACGGCTTGCACTGCCAGTTGGTGGGCTAG
- the soxR gene encoding redox-sensitive transcriptional activator SoxR has product MITAENLHRQLTVGEVAARSGVAVTALHFYESKGLIKSQRNAGNQRRYPREVLRRVALIKVAQRLGIPLAEIGEALKQLPDNRAPTAADWKVLSEQWRRELDERINQLMLLRDRLTGCIGCGCLSMEACPLRNQGDVLGEQGPGAHFLDVPD; this is encoded by the coding sequence ATGATCACTGCGGAAAACCTGCACAGGCAACTGACCGTCGGCGAAGTCGCGGCCCGCAGCGGTGTGGCGGTCACCGCGCTGCACTTTTATGAATCCAAAGGCTTGATCAAAAGCCAGCGCAATGCCGGCAATCAGCGCCGTTATCCACGGGAAGTGTTGCGCCGGGTAGCGCTGATCAAGGTGGCGCAACGACTGGGCATTCCGTTGGCGGAAATCGGCGAGGCACTCAAACAGTTGCCGGACAACCGCGCACCGACGGCAGCGGACTGGAAAGTGTTGTCGGAACAGTGGCGACGGGAGCTGGATGAACGAATCAATCAGCTGATGCTGCTGCGGGATCGGCTGACCGGTTGCATCGGCTGCGGCTGCTTGTCGATGGAAGCCTGCCCGCTGCGCAATCAGGGCGATGTGCTGGGCGAGCAAGGGCCGGGAGCGCACTTTCTCGATGTCCCGGATTGA
- a CDS encoding MetQ/NlpA family ABC transporter substrate-binding protein, producing the protein MKKTLAVLAAVLSFGAHANEKLIVGATPVPHAEILEFVKPTLAKEGVDLDIKVFTDFIQPNQQLALKNLDANYYQYRPFLDDFNKTRHTNLVPVVGVHIEPFGAYSTKIKNISELKDGASVSIPNDPVNTGRALVLLHEAGLIKLKDPSNTLATQRDIVENPKHLKIRELEGALLARSVSQVDLAFVFANYALEAGIDTNSALIVEKGKSLYIEFLVARPDNINDPGLQKLAKALNSDEVRQFILTRYKGQIAPGF; encoded by the coding sequence ATGAAAAAGACCCTGGCCGTTCTGGCTGCCGTGCTGTCGTTCGGCGCTCACGCCAACGAAAAACTGATCGTCGGCGCCACTCCGGTACCACACGCGGAAATCCTCGAGTTCGTCAAACCGACCCTGGCCAAGGAAGGCGTGGATCTGGACATCAAGGTCTTCACCGACTTCATCCAGCCCAACCAGCAATTGGCGCTGAAAAACCTCGACGCCAACTACTACCAGTACCGGCCGTTTCTCGATGATTTCAACAAGACCCGCCACACCAATCTGGTGCCGGTGGTCGGCGTGCACATCGAACCGTTCGGCGCCTACTCGACCAAGATCAAGAACATCTCGGAGCTGAAGGACGGCGCCAGTGTGTCGATCCCCAACGACCCGGTGAATACCGGTCGCGCCTTGGTGCTGTTGCATGAGGCGGGGCTGATCAAACTCAAGGATCCGAGCAACACCTTGGCCACCCAGCGTGACATCGTCGAAAACCCAAAACACCTGAAAATCCGTGAACTGGAAGGTGCGTTGCTGGCCCGCTCCGTCAGCCAGGTCGACTTGGCTTTCGTGTTCGCCAACTACGCGCTGGAAGCCGGGATCGACACCAACAGCGCGCTGATCGTCGAGAAGGGCAAAAGCCTGTACATCGAGTTTCTGGTCGCGCGTCCTGACAACATCAACGACCCGGGCCTGCAGAAACTGGCCAAGGCGTTGAACTCCGATGAAGTGCGCCAGTTCATTCTGACCCGCTACAAAGGGCAGATTGCACCGGGCTTCTGA
- a CDS encoding methionine ABC transporter permease — protein MAEWFKHIYWADIAQACLDTLSMLGAALLFTVLLGLPLGLLLFLTGKRQLHETVGVYRVLSVIVNMLRSLPFIILLIVLIPLTTLLVGTSLGVPGTIPPLVVGCTPFFARLVETALREVDRGVVEATQAMGANTWQIIRHTLLPEARGGLLAAVTVTAIVLVDYTAMAGVIGGGGLGDLAIRFGYQRFQTDVMVVTVVLLLILVQALQMTGDRLVAHYSRR, from the coding sequence ATGGCCGAGTGGTTCAAACACATTTACTGGGCCGACATCGCCCAGGCCTGTCTCGATACGTTGAGCATGCTCGGCGCGGCGTTGCTGTTCACGGTGTTGCTGGGCCTGCCGCTGGGGCTGTTGCTGTTTCTCACCGGCAAGCGCCAGTTGCATGAAACAGTCGGCGTGTACCGGGTGCTGTCGGTGATCGTGAACATGCTGCGTTCGCTGCCGTTCATCATTTTGCTGATCGTGCTGATTCCGCTGACCACGTTGCTGGTGGGCACCTCGCTGGGCGTGCCCGGAACCATTCCGCCGCTGGTGGTCGGCTGCACACCGTTCTTTGCGCGGCTGGTGGAAACCGCGTTGCGCGAAGTCGATCGCGGTGTGGTCGAGGCGACCCAGGCCATGGGCGCCAACACCTGGCAGATCATCCGCCACACCCTGTTGCCGGAAGCCCGCGGCGGGTTGCTGGCGGCGGTGACGGTGACCGCCATCGTGCTGGTGGATTACACGGCGATGGCCGGCGTGATCGGTGGCGGCGGGCTCGGCGATCTGGCGATTCGCTTCGGCTATCAGCGCTTTCAGACCGACGTGATGGTGGTCACCGTGGTGTTGCTGCTGATTTTGGTGCAAGCGCTGCAAATGACCGGCGATCGACTGGTGGCGCATTACAGCCGCCGCTGA
- a CDS encoding SfnB family sulfur acquisition oxidoreductase: MSESAVYPINPPAAHRIADDAEALRVAAQVAAVLQEHAAERDRHREVPAEIVDLYSSSGLWGITVPKEYGGAQVSSAVLAQVIAIISAADPSLGQIPQNHYCLLEDIRLQGTPAQQAHFFELALQGHRFANALSETGGKNVQDIQTTIRRYGDGFVINGRKGYCTGSLYAHWLAVLALDEEQKGQLAFVQRGTKGLVIVDDWDSIGQRTTSSGTVLAEDLHVAPFNLFPTYRSYESPTLAGPFAQLTTAAIDAGIARAALRDTVEFVRQFARPWIDAGVDKASEDPLTIIQIGALEIRLEAAEALLERAGWALDAARPVPDEDNVALASLAVAKAKVLTTEIAIEASNKLFELGGTRSTLKKHNFDRHWRNARVHTLHDPVRWKYHVVGNWLLNGVKPPRHDWS; encoded by the coding sequence ATGTCTGAATCTGCCGTTTATCCGATCAACCCGCCGGCCGCCCATCGGATCGCCGACGACGCCGAAGCCTTGCGCGTGGCCGCACAGGTTGCCGCCGTCCTGCAGGAACACGCCGCCGAGCGTGACCGCCACCGTGAAGTGCCCGCCGAAATCGTCGACCTGTATTCCAGCAGTGGCCTGTGGGGCATCACTGTGCCAAAGGAGTACGGCGGCGCGCAGGTGTCCAGTGCGGTGCTGGCGCAGGTGATCGCGATCATTTCCGCCGCCGATCCGTCCCTCGGACAGATTCCGCAAAACCACTACTGCCTGCTAGAAGACATCCGTCTGCAAGGCACGCCCGCGCAGCAGGCGCATTTTTTTGAACTGGCGCTGCAAGGTCATCGCTTCGCCAATGCACTGTCGGAAACCGGCGGCAAGAATGTGCAGGACATCCAGACAACGATCCGTCGTTATGGCGATGGCTTTGTGATCAACGGCCGCAAGGGTTACTGCACCGGTTCGCTCTACGCCCACTGGCTGGCGGTGCTGGCGCTGGATGAGGAACAGAAAGGCCAATTGGCTTTCGTCCAGCGCGGCACGAAAGGGCTGGTGATCGTCGACGACTGGGACAGCATCGGCCAGCGCACCACGTCCAGCGGCACCGTGCTGGCGGAAGATCTTCACGTGGCGCCGTTCAATCTGTTCCCGACGTATCGCTCCTACGAGAGCCCGACCCTGGCCGGGCCATTCGCCCAGTTGACCACCGCCGCAATCGACGCCGGCATCGCCCGGGCTGCACTGCGGGACACGGTTGAATTCGTCCGTCAGTTTGCCCGGCCATGGATCGATGCGGGTGTGGACAAGGCCAGTGAAGATCCGCTGACGATCATTCAGATCGGCGCACTGGAAATCCGTCTGGAGGCCGCCGAAGCCCTGCTCGAACGTGCCGGTTGGGCGCTCGACGCCGCGCGCCCTGTACCCGATGAAGACAACGTCGCGCTGGCGTCCCTCGCCGTGGCCAAGGCCAAAGTGCTGACCACCGAAATCGCCATCGAGGCCAGCAACAAGTTGTTCGAACTCGGTGGCACCCGCTCGACCCTGAAGAAGCACAACTTCGACCGCCACTGGCGCAATGCCCGGGTCCACACCCTGCATGACCCGGTGCGCTGGAAATACCACGTGGTCGGCAACTGGCTGCTCAACGGCGTCAAACCACCGCGCCACGACTGGTCCTGA
- a CDS encoding VOC family protein, whose amino-acid sequence MSVQPIPEGYHSVTPYLGIHKAAEAIDFYKKAFGATEVMRLSMPDGRVGHCELRIGDSAIMLGTPCDQGPLSNPDSAVSVGLHLYVTDVDKSFQRALDAGAKAVSEVKDQFYGDRSGTLKDPYGHLWFLATRKEDLTQEQIEQRAKEMFQQSQ is encoded by the coding sequence ATGAGCGTCCAACCCATCCCGGAGGGGTACCACAGCGTGACCCCGTATCTCGGCATCCATAAGGCCGCCGAGGCCATCGATTTCTACAAGAAGGCATTCGGTGCCACCGAAGTCATGCGCCTGAGCATGCCTGACGGCCGCGTCGGCCACTGCGAACTGCGCATCGGCGACAGCGCGATCATGCTGGGCACACCGTGCGACCAAGGGCCATTGAGCAATCCGGACAGCGCCGTGTCCGTCGGTTTACATCTGTATGTAACCGATGTCGACAAGTCGTTCCAGCGCGCACTGGATGCCGGGGCGAAGGCAGTGTCCGAGGTCAAGGATCAGTTCTACGGGGATCGCAGCGGTACGTTGAAGGATCCCTATGGGCATCTGTGGTTCCTGGCCACGCGCAAGGAAGACCTGACCCAGGAGCAGATCGAACAGCGGGCGAAGGAAATGTTTCAGCAGTCTCAGTAA